Proteins encoded by one window of Phosphitispora fastidiosa:
- a CDS encoding helix-turn-helix domain-containing protein, translated as MEIFLRSRVPWEAGPNLKEMTDEVGVDMDSFVEAIGANRTDVEMASEFGVSEKTIETLKEHFYSKGLGTTVGQD; from the coding sequence ATGGAAATATTCTTAAGGTCCCGGGTTCCCTGGGAGGCTGGACCTAACCTCAAAGAAATGACCGATGAGGTTGGGGTTGATATGGACAGTTTTGTTGAAGCAATCGGAGCTAACCGGACCGATGTGGAAATGGCATCTGAGTTCGGGGTTAGTGAAAAAACGATAGAGACGCTAAAGGAACATTTCTACAGTAAGGGACTTGGCACCACTGTAGGCCAGGATTAG